Genomic window (Rubrobacter calidifluminis):
CCCACCCTCCCGGATCAAACCCTCCGCACAGAGGCTGCCGGTGATCTCCATGATCGCAGCAGCACTCAAGCCCGTCCTTCTCGCCAGCTCAGCCCGCGAGATCGGCCCCCTCGTCCTGATCAGCTCAAGAACAACCGCCCGGTTGTGCCGCCTCACATCCCCAGACGCCCTGCCCGTCGGTTTCCCCGCCGTTTGGATCCCTTCTCCTTCCCTTAATTACTTAAAACACTATATTAAGTAACTGGATAAAATGTATCATGACCCGCTCTTTAGTGCAAGTATCGCCCGAATTTGCCTTAACTTTCTTAGATATGGTATTTAAGGCGGAGTTTGAGCCTTTGGCTGGTGCGAAAATTTTTGATTGACAGTCAGTCAGTATGAGGTTATGCTACTCGGGTAGTCCCTTAGAGAAGGAGGGGAGAGGTGGCCAGATACTCTTCTGCGCGGGAGTACTTCGAGCGGATGCGAGACGAGATCACCGAGGAGCAGGTGAGGCAGCTCGCTGGCGTCTACGAGTTCGACATCAGGGACGCGGGCAGGTTCCGTGTGCGGTTCAACGAGGACGGGACGCTCGAGGTTCTGGACGAGAACGACGAGACGAAGCCCGAGTGCACCCTGATGGCGAACGAGAAGGACTGGCTCTCGATAGTCTCCGGTGAGACGAAGCCGATGAGCGCCTTCATGCGGGGCAAGCTCAAGGTGAAGGGGAGTACCGGGAAGGCGATGAAGCTGCAGAAGGTGCTCCTTTAGGCGCGTCTTCTTCTGCGCGGGCCGCCCCGCTTTTTCTGCGGGGCGGCCTCTTTGTCAGGCGTAGATCTTCTGGACGAGATCCTCGTTCTTGGAGAGTATGTTTCTGCGCTTGAGCTTGAGGCTAGGGGTGAGCTCTCCGCTCTCTTCGGTCCACTCGTGCGGCACGAGCTCGAATTTCTTCGGTCGCTCGTGCTCCTGGAAGTCGCGGCAGGCTTCTTTGATCTCGGAGGCGATCAGGTCCCTCACGCGCCGGTCGGAACAGAGCTTCTCATCCGGGAGGTCTTCACCGAGCGTCCTGCGGAGGGCGTCGAAGTCCGGGACGAGGAGGGCGGAGACGAACTTCTTCCCCTCGCCGACGAGCATCGCCTGGGAGATGTGGGCGGTGTTGGCGAGGGCGGTTTCTATCGGCTGGGGGGCGACGTTCTTGCCGGTGTCGAGGACCATGATGTCCTTGGCACGGTCGGTTATCTTCAGCCTTCCGCCCTCGTCGAACTCTCCGACGTCTCCGGTGTGGAACCAGCCGTCCTCGAAGGCGGCCTCGTTCTCGTCCGGGAGGTTATGGTAACCGCGGGTGACGCTGGGGCCCCGCACTAGGATCTCCCCGTCCTCCGCCAGACGCACCTCGACGTTGGGCAGCGGCGGTCCGACGGTGCCGAACTTCAGCTCCTCGAAGCGGTTCACGGCGATGACCGGGGAGGTCTCGGTGAGGCCGTAGCCCTCGGCGACCGGGATGCCTGCTCCGTAGAAGAACTCACCGAGCCAGGGCTCCAGGCGCGCGCCGCCGCTGACGCAGAACTTTATCCTCTCGCCGAGTCCCTGGCGCACCTTGCGGTAGACGAGCAGATCGTAGAGGCGGAACATCGCCTGCTCCCTGAGGCCCATCGGACGTTCTCCGGCGTCGGCGAGATACCTGTTCCGGGCGGTGCGTACGGCGCTCTCGAAGATCCTGGCCCGCACCGGGTTCGCGGTGCCCTGGGCGCGTATGACGCCGAAGATGCGCTCGAAGACCCGGGGGACGGCGAGCAGGACGGTGGGTCTGACCTCCTGCAGGTTCTGCTGCACCCTGTCCACCGACTCGGCGATGTAGTTGGTCCCGCCTCCGACGAGGTTCAGAAACTGGCTGCAGGTCCTCTCGAGCACGTGCGAGAGGGGGAGGATCGAGAGCCCCACGTCGTCGTCCGAGATCGGGACGACCTCTATTATCGCCTCGAGGTTGGAGAGGATGTTGCCGTGGGTCAGGATTGCCCCCTTCTGCCTGCCGGATGTCCCGGAGGTGTAGATGATGGTCGCCATCTGATCCCGCCCGAGACCGCGCCAGGCCTCCTCCCACCCGGCATACTTCTCCCGCCTCCCACGCTCCTCGACCTCGGAGAATCGCAGCGTACCCTTCCCGGCCGCACCCTCGTCCAGGACTATCGTGTGAGCCACCTCGACCCCGGAACCCCGCACCGCCTCAAGCTGCTCCTCGCCTTCCACGATGACGATGCGTGCCCCACAGTCTCGCAGTATGTGTTCCACCTGCCTGGGGCCCAGCGTGGGGAAGATCGGCACCGTTGCGGCCCCGAGGCTCATGATCGCGAGGTCCGCTACCGTCCAGCCCACCCGGTTGGTCGACATGATCGCAACCCGTGCCCCCTCCCGAACCCCGAGCCCCCGCAGACCCGCCGCGAAATCCTCCACCCTCCGGTAGAGCTCCCGGAACGAGCACTCCCTCCACCGGCCGCCATCCTTCTCGGCGAGGGCCGTCTTGTCCCCTTTCTCCTCGACCGTGAGCCAGAATGCCTCCAGGAGGCTGTGAGACTCCTTTACCCTCTGCACCACATCTCTCGCGCGTTCCTCGTCACGCCGGATGCTCAGCAAGGCTCATCACCCCCGCTCTCTTCCCCCAGCTGTCGGGATACGATTTCAAATTCTCAATATAGCATCAGATGATAATCAAGCAAGCCATCTGCTTGACACCAACCAACCATACCCATACACTTTATGACTGATCATCAGTCAATTGCAAGCTCTATGCGGGAAGGGAGACTGATGTCTGGGTTGGGAGGTGGGGTGATGTCGAGATCGCCGGTGATCGTCGCGGGTTTGGGAGTGGCGGCTTCGCTCTATGCCGGGCGGCGGTGGCTCGGGCTGGTGGACATACCGGCTGGGGAACTGGAGGGCAGGTATGGGGGGGAGGGGTCCCGCTTCGCGCTGGTTCGAGGGACGAGGGTTCACTACCGGGACGAGGGGAGGAGGGACGGGCCGGCGCTTCTGATGTTGCACGGGGTATTCTCGTCGCTGCATACCTGGGAGGGGTGGGTGGAGCGGTTGCGGGACAGGTACCGGCTGGTGCGGCTCGACCTGCCAGGGTTCGGGCTGACGGGGCCGGTGGACGACCTGGTGGGGATGGTGAGGGATCTGGCGGGTGTGCTGGACGAGTTCGCCGACGGGGTCGGGCTCGGGAGGTTCAACTTGGCGGGGAACTCGCTCGGGGGGTACTTCGCCTGGAGGTACGCCCTCGCGCGTCCGGAGAGGGTGGAGCGGATGATCCTCGTGGACTCCGCCGGGTATCCTTTCGGGTTGCCGCCGGTGCTCAGGCTGGCGTCGACGCCGGGGGTGGGAAGTGTTTTCAGGTTCTTCACGCCGCGGGTGATGGTGGCGATGAGCCTGCGCGAGGTCTATGGGGATGCCGGCAGGATCCGGCCCGGCACCCTCAGGCGTTATCACGAGCTGATGCTCCGTCCCGGCAACCGCCGCACGCTGCTTCTGGCTGGGCGCGAGATGGAGCGGCAGTTCAGGTGGTACAGCGGGGAGATCCGACGCGTTTCGACCCCTACGCTCGTGATGTGGGGGGAGGAGGACCGCTGGATCCCTCCCGACCACGCCCGCAGGTTCGCGCGCGACCTGCAGGACGCCCGGTTAATCACCTATCCGGGCGTCGGACACGTGCCGATGGAGGAGATCCCGGAGCGTACCGCCGACGACGCCGACGCGTTCCTCTCGGGGGGTGCCGCGTGAGGGGTGGACGGGGAGGCTCTCTGAGCGGGAAGAGGGTTCTCATCACCGGGGCTTCCGGTGGCCTCGGGCGGACCGTCGTGGCGTTCTTGAGGGGGCGCGGGGCCCGCGTGGTCGGGTTGGACCTGAGGGGTGGGGAGGATATCGTTCGGGCGGATGTGACGGACCGGAAGGAGGTCGAGGGGGCCGTGGAGGAGGCCGTCGGCAGGCTCGGCGGGCTCGATGTCCTGATCAACAACGCAGGTATCGGCCGGGCCCAGGATGCGGGAGATTTCCCAGGTCGGGAGGCCCGCAGGACGCTCGAGGTCAACCTGTTCGGGGCGTGGAACGTCACGGCGGCCGCGCTTCCCCGCCTGCTGGAAACCGGCGGGCACGTCGTCAACGTCGCGAGCGGGCTCGCGCTCGCCAGCGTCCCGTTCGCCGCGCCTTACGCCGCGAGCAAGCGGGCGCTGGCCGCTTACTCTGACGCGCTGCGCCTGGAGTATGCGGGGAGTATAACGGTGAGCACCGTGTACCCGATGTACATGAAGACGCCGATACACGAGGTCGTCGAGAGCCAGAACGCCTCGCTCGAGGGGCTCGTGCGCGAGGAGCCCGTGGAGAGAGGTGCCCGGGCCGTCATCGTCGCCTGCGAGGGTCGCCGGCGCGACGTCTACACCGGGGGGCGGGCGTCTCTGGAGCTCGCCGCTGCCCGGCATCTGCCGTGGCTCGTGGACTCCTACGTGAGCCGGAGGGTGGCCGGGCTCGCTTCCAGGCGTGACCTGCCGACGTTCGTTCGCCGGATTGCGGGCAGACGTCTGCCGCCAGGGAAGCTCTCGCCGCTGCACGCGTTCCGGGGGAAGTGATCCGGGAGAGGAGGAGGTTTTGACCAGGATATCAGGGAAGACGGCGCTCGTCACTGGTGGAGCCAGCGGGATGGGCCGGCTCATGGCCATGAAGCTCGCCCGACGCGGAGCGCGGGTCGTCATCTACGACCTCGACGAGGCTGCGATAGAGGAGGCCGTACGGGAGGCCGGGGCGTACAACGGGGGCCGGGCCTACGGTTACATCTGCGACGTCTCGGATCGGGAGATGGTCTACGAGGTCGCTGACAGGGTGCGCCGGGAGGTCGGGGACGTCGAGATCCTGATAAACAACGCAGGCGTCGTCACCGGCAAGACGCTCATGGAGGCGCCCGACGAGCAGATAGAGCGGGTCTTCAAGGTCAACACGCTCGCGCTCTACTGGGTGACAAAATCTTTCCTCGGACCCATGATGGAGAAGAACGAGGGGCACATCGTCACGATCGCCTCCGCCGCCGGGATAATCGGGGTGAGCAAGCAGACCGACTATTCGGCGAGCAAGCATGCGGCGGTCGGTTTCACGGAGTCGCTCAGGGTGGAGCTCAAGCGCTACGGGTACCGGGGGGTAAGGACGACGATCGTCAGCCCCTACTACGTGGACACCGGGATGTTCCGCGGGGTGAAGACCCGCTTCCCGAGGGTGCTCCCCATCCTCGATCCCGATCGGGTCGCGGAGAAGGTGATGCGCATGATCGAGAGGAACCGCCAGGAGATAAAGATGCCGCTCATCGTGACCACGGTCCCGGCGCTGCACGTGCTGCCGGCGAACCTGCTCGATCGGATAATGGACTTCTTCGGCGTAAACCACTCGATGGACGAGTTCGTCGGGCGCGAGGGGGAGCCGGAGAGGCACGTCCCCGTGAAGGAGCGGGCATGAGAACCGGAGAACGCCTCATCGCCTCCGACGGCGACCTCCAGCACGCCTCCGGGACCCGTTCGCTCATGGCCTCCACCGGGAGGCTCGCCCCCGACGACTTCCTTGACCTCGCGCGGGAGGCGACCGCGAGCGGGGAACCGCTCGACGTGGAGTGCCCGTTCACCGGGGAGGTGTTCGCCCGCGTGTCCCGATCGACCCCGGAGGACGTCAGGGAGGCCTTCCGGCGGGCGCGACGGGCGCAGCCGGGTTGGGCGGCGCTCTCCTTCCGGGAGCGCGGGGAGGTGTTCCTGCGCTTCCACGACAGGCTGCTCGAGCGACGCGAGGAGCTCCTCGACCTGGTGCAGCTCGAGGCCGGGAAGGCCCGCCTGCACGTCTTCGAGGAGCTTCTGGATGCGGCGATAGTCGCCCGCTACTACGCCCACACCGCCGGACGCCACCTGAAGAGCCGCCGCCGGCAGGGAGCGATCCCCCTCCTCACGTCCACGGTGCAACACCGCCATCCGGTCGGTGCGGTCGGCTTCATCGTGCCGTGGAACTACCCGCTCACCCTGGCGATCACCGACGCGATCCCGGCGATGATGGCCGGAAACGCCGCCGTTATAAAACCCGACCACAAGACGCCCCTCACCGCGCTCTGGCTCGCCCGGCTCCTGCGCGGGTGCGGCCTGCCTCGTGACCTCATACAGATCGTCCCCGGCGAGGGCGGGACGGTCGGTGAGAGGCTCGTGGAGGAGGCGGACTTCGTCATGTTCACCGGCAGCACCGAGACCGGCCGCCGGGTCGCCGCGAAGGCCGCCGGGCGGCTGGTCGGCTCCTCGATGGAGCTCGGCGGCAAGAACCCCATGATCGTCTTCGAGGACGCCGACCTGGACCGCACGGTGGAGGGCGCGATCCGGGCCTGCTTCGCAAGCGCCGGACAGCTGTGCATCTCTGCAGAGCGGCTCTACGTGCACGCCGCGGTCTACGATCGGTTCCTCCCCCGCTTCGTGGACCGCACGCGGAACCTGCGCCTGGGCGCAGGCCTCGACTACTCCTCCGAGATGGGCTCCCTCGTCTCCGCCGCCCAACTCGAGCGGGTCCGCTCCCACGTCGAGGAGGCCGTGGAGGGCGGCGCGCGCGTCCTCGCCGGGGGACGCCCCCGGCCGGACCTCGGACCGTACTTCTACGAGCCGACGATCCTCACCGGCGTCAGAGAGGGGATGTCCCCTTTCTCCGAAGAGACCTTCGGCCCGGTGGTCTCCGTCTACCGTTTCCATACGCCGGAGGAGGCGGTCTCACTCGCCAACGCCACCCGCTACGGCCTGAACGCGAGCCTCTGGACCCGCAGCACCCGCTGGGCCGAGCGGGAGATCGCCCCGCGCATCCAGGCCGGCACCGTGAACATAAACGAAGCCTACGCCGCCTCCTGGGCCTCGACCGACTCCCCGATGGGCGGCTTCAAAGACTCCGGCCTCGGTCGCCGCCACGGAGAGGAGGGAATAACCAAGTACACCGAATCCCAGACCGTCACCACCCAGCGCCTCATCCCCCTCGTCGCCCCCTTCGCCGGGATCGAAGGCGGAGCCTACGAGCGCCTGATGGTCTTTTCCATACGCCTCCTGCGCCACCTCCCGGGGATCAAATAGGGGCAGGCGGCTTGACTTGTCCGCCTCAGCCCGTAAAATCTTCCTCAGGTAATGACTGAGTGTCAGTCAGGAGAGGTGGGATTGCGAGTGGGGCTCGAAGAGCGGGTCGGGGTGGTGATAGCGGGGAGTGGGTTCGCCGGGATCGGGATGGCGATCCGGCTGAGGCGGGAGGGGATCGAGGACTTCGTGGTGCTCGAGCGTGCGGGGGATGTGGGGGGGACGTGGCGGGACAACACCTATCCCGGGGCGGCTTGTGACGTACCCTCGCACCTGTATTCTTTTTCGTTCGCGCCGAACCCTGACTGGGAGCACAACTTCTCGCGGCAGCGGGAGATCCGGGAATATCTGCGGAGGTGTACGCGGGAGTTTGGGATCATGACCCACCTGCGCTTCGGGGTGGAGGTGCTGGAGGCACGCTGGGACGAGGAGCTCGCGGAGTGGGAGATCGAGACGAACCGCGGGGTGATACGGGCGCGGGTGTTCGTGAGCGCGATGGGGGCGCTGAGCGAGCCGAAGATCCCCGGGATTCCCGGGCTCGAGGGGTTTCCGGGGAGGGTGTTCCACTCGGCGCGGTGGGATCACGGCTACGAGCTGCGCGGCAGGAGGGTCGCGGTCGTGGGCACCGGGGCTTCTGCGGTGCAGTTCGTCCCGGAGATACAGCCGGAGGTTGAGAGACTCTACCTCTTCCAGCGGACGCCCCCGTGGGTCATCCCGCGCAGGGACAGGCGATACAGAGACTTCGAGCGGAGGCTCTTCCGTCTCGTGCCGGGGTATCAGCGGGCGCTCCGGGGGCTCATCTACTGGGGGCGGGAACTCTACGTCCTCGGGTTCGTCTACGACCGCAGGATCATGAAGGGCCTCGAGTTGCTGGCCGGGCGACATCTCGAGCGGCAGGTGAAGGACCCGGTATTGCGGCGCAAGCTAACGCCGGACTACACGATAGGGTGCAAGAGGATCCTGCTCTCCAACGACTACTATCCCGCGCTCTGCCGGCCGAACGTCGAGGTGATCTGCTCGGGGCTCTCCCGGGTGCGGGGGAGCGAGGTCGTCGCGTCCGACGGTACGGCGCGGGGTGTGGACGCCATCATCTTCGCCACCGGCTTCCACGTGACCGACATGCCGGCCGCGGGGTTCATCCGGGGCCGGGGTGGGACGACGCTCGCCGAGAGCTGGGAGGGCGGGATGCAGGCCTACCGGGGGACGACCGTCGCCGGGTTCCCCAACTTCTTTCTGCTGCTCGGACCCAACACCGGGCTCGGGCACAACTCGCAGGTTTTCATGATCGAGGTGCAGATAGAGCACGCGGTGGACTGCATCCGGCACCTGCGACGCTCCGGGGCCGCGACCGTGGAGGTGCGTCCCGAGGCGCAGCGGGCGTACAACGAGCGGGTGCAGCAGGCATTCCGGGGCACCGTGTGGACCGAGGGCGGGTGCAGGAGCTGGTACCTGGACGAGCATGGTCGCAACACCACGCTGTGGCCCGGCTTCACCTGGCGTTTCTGGCTGCGCTCGCGCCGGATGGACCCCGCGGATTACCTGCTGGGAGAGAGGGAGAGGCTCGTAAGGGCGTAAGGAAAAGAAAGGAGAAAGATGACCGCCGACATAGGAAAAGCGCTCGGGACCGACTACTACAAGGTCGAAGAGTGGATGAGCGAGGAAGACCGCAGGATCCGGGACAGGGTCAGGGACTTCTGCGACCGGGAGGTCATCCCGGTGATGGGCAGATACTGGAACAGGGAGGAGTTTCCCTTCGAGCTCGTGCCCAGGCTGGCGGAGCTGAACATCGCCGGGCACGTCATACCCAAAGAGTACGGCTGTCCCGAGATGAGCAACCTGGCCGCGGGTCTCGTCATGATGGAGCTCTCGCGCGGGGACGGATCCCTGAGCACCTTCTTCGGGGTGCACTCCGGGCTCGCGATGACCTCCATCGCCCTCTGCGGGAGCGAGGAGCAGCGGCAGAGGTGGCTGCCGCAGATGGCGCGGCTCGAGAAGATCGGGGCGTTCGCCCTCACCGAGCCCGACCATGGATCGGACGTGGTCATGCTCGAGACCACCGCCGAGAAGGACGGCGATGGGTGGGTCCTGAACGGCAGCAAGCGCTGGATCGGCAACGCCACCTTCGCCGACGTCGTCGTGGTGTGGGCGCGCGACATGGAGGACGGCGAGATCAAAGGCTTCCTGGTGGAGAAGGGCACCGAGGGCTTCGAGACGGAGCGGATCGAGGGCAAGATCGGCAACCGCTCCTCCTGGCAGGCGAACATCACCCTGGAGAACGTCCGGGTGCCCGAGGAGAACCGGCTGGAGAACGCCAATTCCTTCGCCGACACCTCCACCGTGCTCACCAACACCCGCTACGGGGTCGCCTGGCAGGCGCTCGGGCATGCCCTCGCCTGCTACGAGGCCGCGGTGAGCTACGTCAAGGAGCGTGAGATCTTCGGGATGCCCGAGGCGACCTTCCAGCTCACCCAGTACCGCCTGGCGGGGATGCTCGCGGACCTCACCCAGATGCAGCTCGTCTGCTTCCGGCTCGCCCAGCTCATGGACCAGGGGGAGCTCACCCACGGCCGGGCCTCGCTCGCCAAGCTCATCACCGCCAGGAAGGGGCGTCAGATCTGCGCGGAGGCCCGCGATCTTCTCGGGGGCAACGGCGTCCTCGTCGATTACCTCGTCGGAAAGCACCTGGCGGACATGGAGATCATCTACACCTACGAGGGGACAGACGCCGTACAGTCTCTGATCGTGGGACGCTCCATCACCGGCGAGCAGGCGTTCGTCCCCGCCGGCTGAGCCACGGAGGAGAAGAGCCGATATGGCAGAGCAGCGCAACGTCGTTCTGGTCGACGGTGCGAGGACCCCATTCATGCGGTCCGGCACCGCCTACCTGAGCCAGACATCCTACGACCTCGCCCGCACCGTGCTCCGGGGGCTCCTGGAGCGTACCGCGATCCCGCCGGGGGACGTGGGCTACGTGGTGATGGGCACCGTCATCCAGAACATCCGCACCTCGAACGTCGCACGCGACGCGTCTCTCGCGGCCGGGATCCCGAACTCAGTCCCGGCGCACACCGTCACGATGGCCTGCATCTCCTCCAACCAGGCCATAACGAGCGCGCTCGAGACGATCCAGGCCGGCAAGGCCGCCGCCGCGATCGCCGGTGGGGTGGAGGTCATGTCCGACACCCCGCCCCAGTTCGAGAAGAAGGTACGCGAGCGGCTCTTCGAGGCGCAGGGCTTCAAATCCCCGCTGGAGTTCCGGAAGCTGCTCGCGGGGATGAGCCCGAGCGACTTCCTCCCCCGCGCCCCCACCATCTCCGAGTACTCCACCGGGGAGCTGATGGGCGAGAGCGCCGACAGGCTCGCCGCCGCCTTCGGGGTCGGCCGAAGGGAGCAGGACGAGTACGCACTGCGCACCCACACCCTGGCGGCCAAGGCCACCGACAGCGGACGGCTCTCGGAGGAGATACTGCCGACCGCCGTCCCGCCGGACTTCGAGCTCCTCACCGAGGACAACACCATCCGCCGGGACACCAGCCTGGAGAAACTCGCGAAGCTCCCCCCAGCCTTCGTGAAGCCCTTCGGCACCGTGACGGCGGGCAACTCCTCGCCGCTCACCGACGGTGCCTCTGCGGTGCTCCTGATGGAGGAGGAGGCCGCGCGCGCCTCCGGCTACGAGCCGAAGGCGCGCCTTTTGGACTATCTGTACGTGGCGCAGGATCCGGGGGAGGAGCTCCTTCTCGGCCCGGCCTACGCCGTCCCGCGGCTGCTCGAGCGCAACGGGCTCTCGCTCTCGGACATAGACGTCATCGAGATCCACGAGGCCTTCGCCGGGCAGGTGCTCGCGGTGTTGAAGGCGCTGGGTTCCGCGCAGTTCGCCTGTGAGAGGCTCGGGCGCAGCCGACCAGTCGGGGAGGTGGAGATGGAGAAGGTCAACGCCTGGGGCGGCTCGGTCTCCCTCGGGCACCCCTTCGGGGCCACGGGGGCGCGGCTCGTGACCACCGCCGCCCACCGCCTCGAGGATGAGGATGGGACCCTTGCCATCGTCACCGCCTGCGCGGCGGGTGGGCTGGGTCACGCCATGCTGATCGAACGCACCGGGGAGGAGTGAAAGGTGGGTTACCTCGACGTCTACACCGAGGACGGGATCGCGCTCGTCTATCTGGACCAGCTCGACAGCAAGGTGAACACGCTCACCACCGATGCCTTAGGCGAGTTCGAGTCCACCCTCGACGAGCTCGAGCGCGACGACGACATCCTGGGGGCCGTCCTGATCAGCGCGAAGAAGGACTCCTTCGTCGTGGGGGCGGACATAAAGGAGTTCTCCGAACTCGAGAGCCCCGAGGAGGTCAAAGGGATCATACGCAAGGGACACGAACTGCTCGGGAGGCTCGAATCCTCCCCGAAGCCCGTCGTCGCCGCCGTCCACGGCCCGGCGCTCGGCGGAGGGCTCGAGCTCGCCCTCGCCTGCCACTACCGCATCGCCACCGACCACCCGGCGACGAAGTTCGGCTTCCCGGAGGTGATGCTCGGGCTGCTGCCCGCCCTCGGCGGGACCCAGCGCTTCACCCGGCTCGTCGGGGTGCAGAAGGCGCTGGAGGTCATAACCACCGGCAGGAACGTCTATCCCTCCCAGGCGAAGAAGATGGGGCTCGTGGACGCCCTGATCCACCCGGAGGGCCTCCTCGAGGCGGCCAAGCGCGCCGCCCGCGGCCTCG
Coding sequences:
- a CDS encoding AMP-dependent synthetase/ligase translates to MQRVKESHSLLEAFWLTVEEKGDKTALAEKDGGRWRECSFRELYRRVEDFAAGLRGLGVREGARVAIMSTNRVGWTVADLAIMSLGAATVPIFPTLGPRQVEHILRDCGARIVIVEGEEQLEAVRGSGVEVAHTIVLDEGAAGKGTLRFSEVEERGRREKYAGWEEAWRGLGRDQMATIIYTSGTSGRQKGAILTHGNILSNLEAIIEVVPISDDDVGLSILPLSHVLERTCSQFLNLVGGGTNYIAESVDRVQQNLQEVRPTVLLAVPRVFERIFGVIRAQGTANPVRARIFESAVRTARNRYLADAGERPMGLREQAMFRLYDLLVYRKVRQGLGERIKFCVSGGARLEPWLGEFFYGAGIPVAEGYGLTETSPVIAVNRFEELKFGTVGPPLPNVEVRLAEDGEILVRGPSVTRGYHNLPDENEAAFEDGWFHTGDVGEFDEGGRLKITDRAKDIMVLDTGKNVAPQPIETALANTAHISQAMLVGEGKKFVSALLVPDFDALRRTLGEDLPDEKLCSDRRVRDLIASEIKEACRDFQEHERPKKFELVPHEWTEESGELTPSLKLKRRNILSKNEDLVQKIYA
- a CDS encoding thiolase family protein, yielding MAEQRNVVLVDGARTPFMRSGTAYLSQTSYDLARTVLRGLLERTAIPPGDVGYVVMGTVIQNIRTSNVARDASLAAGIPNSVPAHTVTMACISSNQAITSALETIQAGKAAAAIAGGVEVMSDTPPQFEKKVRERLFEAQGFKSPLEFRKLLAGMSPSDFLPRAPTISEYSTGELMGESADRLAAAFGVGRREQDEYALRTHTLAAKATDSGRLSEEILPTAVPPDFELLTEDNTIRRDTSLEKLAKLPPAFVKPFGTVTAGNSSPLTDGASAVLLMEEEAARASGYEPKARLLDYLYVAQDPGEELLLGPAYAVPRLLERNGLSLSDIDVIEIHEAFAGQVLAVLKALGSAQFACERLGRSRPVGEVEMEKVNAWGGSVSLGHPFGATGARLVTTAAHRLEDEDGTLAIVTACAAGGLGHAMLIERTGEE
- a CDS encoding winged helix-turn-helix transcriptional regulator, whose amino-acid sequence is MRRHNRAVVLELIRTRGPISRAELARRTGLSAAAIMEITGSLCAEGLIREGG
- a CDS encoding SCP2 sterol-binding domain-containing protein, translating into MARYSSAREYFERMRDEITEEQVRQLAGVYEFDIRDAGRFRVRFNEDGTLEVLDENDETKPECTLMANEKDWLSIVSGETKPMSAFMRGKLKVKGSTGKAMKLQKVLL
- a CDS encoding SDR family NAD(P)-dependent oxidoreductase, translating into MRGGRGGSLSGKRVLITGASGGLGRTVVAFLRGRGARVVGLDLRGGEDIVRADVTDRKEVEGAVEEAVGRLGGLDVLINNAGIGRAQDAGDFPGREARRTLEVNLFGAWNVTAAALPRLLETGGHVVNVASGLALASVPFAAPYAASKRALAAYSDALRLEYAGSITVSTVYPMYMKTPIHEVVESQNASLEGLVREEPVERGARAVIVACEGRRRDVYTGGRASLELAAARHLPWLVDSYVSRRVAGLASRRDLPTFVRRIAGRRLPPGKLSPLHAFRGK
- a CDS encoding flavin-containing monooxygenase, translated to MGLRVGLEERVGVVIAGSGFAGIGMAIRLRREGIEDFVVLERAGDVGGTWRDNTYPGAACDVPSHLYSFSFAPNPDWEHNFSRQREIREYLRRCTREFGIMTHLRFGVEVLEARWDEELAEWEIETNRGVIRARVFVSAMGALSEPKIPGIPGLEGFPGRVFHSARWDHGYELRGRRVAVVGTGASAVQFVPEIQPEVERLYLFQRTPPWVIPRRDRRYRDFERRLFRLVPGYQRALRGLIYWGRELYVLGFVYDRRIMKGLELLAGRHLERQVKDPVLRRKLTPDYTIGCKRILLSNDYYPALCRPNVEVICSGLSRVRGSEVVASDGTARGVDAIIFATGFHVTDMPAAGFIRGRGGTTLAESWEGGMQAYRGTTVAGFPNFFLLLGPNTGLGHNSQVFMIEVQIEHAVDCIRHLRRSGAATVEVRPEAQRAYNERVQQAFRGTVWTEGGCRSWYLDEHGRNTTLWPGFTWRFWLRSRRMDPADYLLGERERLVRA
- a CDS encoding SDR family oxidoreductase: MTRISGKTALVTGGASGMGRLMAMKLARRGARVVIYDLDEAAIEEAVREAGAYNGGRAYGYICDVSDREMVYEVADRVRREVGDVEILINNAGVVTGKTLMEAPDEQIERVFKVNTLALYWVTKSFLGPMMEKNEGHIVTIASAAGIIGVSKQTDYSASKHAAVGFTESLRVELKRYGYRGVRTTIVSPYYVDTGMFRGVKTRFPRVLPILDPDRVAEKVMRMIERNRQEIKMPLIVTTVPALHVLPANLLDRIMDFFGVNHSMDEFVGREGEPERHVPVKERA
- a CDS encoding alpha/beta fold hydrolase, coding for MSRSPVIVAGLGVAASLYAGRRWLGLVDIPAGELEGRYGGEGSRFALVRGTRVHYRDEGRRDGPALLMLHGVFSSLHTWEGWVERLRDRYRLVRLDLPGFGLTGPVDDLVGMVRDLAGVLDEFADGVGLGRFNLAGNSLGGYFAWRYALARPERVERMILVDSAGYPFGLPPVLRLASTPGVGSVFRFFTPRVMVAMSLREVYGDAGRIRPGTLRRYHELMLRPGNRRTLLLAGREMERQFRWYSGEIRRVSTPTLVMWGEEDRWIPPDHARRFARDLQDARLITYPGVGHVPMEEIPERTADDADAFLSGGAA
- a CDS encoding acyl-CoA dehydrogenase family protein codes for the protein MTADIGKALGTDYYKVEEWMSEEDRRIRDRVRDFCDREVIPVMGRYWNREEFPFELVPRLAELNIAGHVIPKEYGCPEMSNLAAGLVMMELSRGDGSLSTFFGVHSGLAMTSIALCGSEEQRQRWLPQMARLEKIGAFALTEPDHGSDVVMLETTAEKDGDGWVLNGSKRWIGNATFADVVVVWARDMEDGEIKGFLVEKGTEGFETERIEGKIGNRSSWQANITLENVRVPEENRLENANSFADTSTVLTNTRYGVAWQALGHALACYEAAVSYVKEREIFGMPEATFQLTQYRLAGMLADLTQMQLVCFRLAQLMDQGELTHGRASLAKLITARKGRQICAEARDLLGGNGVLVDYLVGKHLADMEIIYTYEGTDAVQSLIVGRSITGEQAFVPAG
- a CDS encoding succinic semialdehyde dehydrogenase; translation: MRTGERLIASDGDLQHASGTRSLMASTGRLAPDDFLDLAREATASGEPLDVECPFTGEVFARVSRSTPEDVREAFRRARRAQPGWAALSFRERGEVFLRFHDRLLERREELLDLVQLEAGKARLHVFEELLDAAIVARYYAHTAGRHLKSRRRQGAIPLLTSTVQHRHPVGAVGFIVPWNYPLTLAITDAIPAMMAGNAAVIKPDHKTPLTALWLARLLRGCGLPRDLIQIVPGEGGTVGERLVEEADFVMFTGSTETGRRVAAKAAGRLVGSSMELGGKNPMIVFEDADLDRTVEGAIRACFASAGQLCISAERLYVHAAVYDRFLPRFVDRTRNLRLGAGLDYSSEMGSLVSAAQLERVRSHVEEAVEGGARVLAGGRPRPDLGPYFYEPTILTGVREGMSPFSEETFGPVVSVYRFHTPEEAVSLANATRYGLNASLWTRSTRWAEREIAPRIQAGTVNINEAYAASWASTDSPMGGFKDSGLGRRHGEEGITKYTESQTVTTQRLIPLVAPFAGIEGGAYERLMVFSIRLLRHLPGIK